In Castanea sativa cultivar Marrone di Chiusa Pesio chromosome 6, ASM4071231v1, a single window of DNA contains:
- the LOC142640724 gene encoding uncharacterized protein LOC142640724, with protein MEANIEEALKAKETAEKRFVEKDFAGAKNYALKAKSLYPGLEGISQMVTTFEVYIASEAKCNGELDYYSILGLKPFADKDAVKKQYKKMAVLLHPDKNKCVGADGAFRLVSEAWTLLSDSSKRGTYDLKRNKQLTSGVNQTNLSSVHATGVTGFNNCSNSSNSHGRLDTFWTVCTSCKVQYEYLRKYVNKRLSCKNCRGIFIAVETGTAPANGSFPYCPWSHVPGNGYGSHGFDGVTYIPANATFVTGNGVSGFHSGHGYEYVSNVSFQWSSFSGTSAGIVGPNGPSTISTDVYQANGNVNKARAKVKSGANRKNSLKNAVAVINSPIAFSEPPGPKAGRPEKKRKMTVGSTFRNGDEDKGSKSASETGLDDGNVSNGHDPKLNNSSELPTRRSIAPTFDARKLLIKKARTEIRKKLEEMKLASVAAAAAKQNAKALAEVDQSGGIVEATKRADTGASGLQLQPNKTRPVSLVVPDPDFHDFDKDRSEECFKPKQIWALYDEEDGMPRLYCLIREVISVQPFKIHIAYLNSKTDSEFGSVNWLDCGFTKSCGNFRAWTSDVVDQVNVFSHLLSREKAGRGGCVRIYPRSGDIWAVYRNWSPKWNRSTPDEVRHQYEMVEVIDDYSEELGVSVTPLVKLAGFKTVYRRNTDKNAIRWIPRREMLRFSHQVPSCPLKEDRSDLPDKCWDLDPAATPDELLHAVTEGNA; from the coding sequence ATGGAAGCAAACATAGAGGAGGCTCTTAAAGCGAAAGAGACAGCTGAGAAGCGATTTGTGGAGAAAGACTTTGCAGGTGCAAAAAATTATGCCTTAAAGGCTAAATCACTGTATCCAGGACTGGAGGGTATATCTCAAATGGTGACCACATTTGAAGTTTATATTGCTTCTGAGGCTAAATGCAATGGGGAACTGGATTATTATTCGATTCTTGGGTTGAAGCCTTTTGCTGATAAAGATGCAGTAAAGAAACAGTACAAGAAGATGGCAGTGTTGCTCCACCCTGATAAGAACAAATGTGTTGGAGCTGATGGGGCATTCAGACTTGTTTCTGAAGCATGGACGTTATTGTCTGATAGTTCTAAGAGAGGCACTTATGATCTCAAGAGAAACAAGCAACTAACATCTGGGGTTAATCAGACCAATTTGTCTTCAGTCCATGCTACAGGGGTTACAGGTTTTAACAATTGTTCCAATTCCTCAAACTCTCATGGTAGACTTGACACTTTCTGGACTGTTTGCACCTCTTGTAAAGTTCAGTATGAGTATCTGCGGAAGTATGTGAATAAGAGACTCTCTTGTAAGAACTGTCGTGGTATTTTCATTGCTGTGGAAACTGGGACAGCCCCAGCAAATGGTTCTTTCCCTTATTGTCCTTGGTCACATGTGCCTGGTAATGGGTATGGTAGTCATGGGTTTGATGGGGTTACTTATATCCCGGCAAATGCTACCTTTGTTACAGGAAATGGGGTCTCAGGATTTCATTCTGGACATGGGTATGAGTATGTTTCAAATGTGTCATTTCAGTGGAGCTCCTTCTCTGGAACTTCTGCTGGAATCGTGGGTCCTAATGGACCATCTACTATATCCACTGATGTCTATCAGGCTAATGGAAATGTTAATAAGGCAAGAGCAAAGGTTAAGTCAGGAGCTAATAGAAAGAATTCCTTGAAAAATGCTGTTGCTGTTATAAATTCACCCATTGCCTTCAGTGAACCTCCAGGACCTAAGGCTGGTAGACccgaaaagaaaaggaagatgaCTGTGGGATCCACTTTTAGAAATGGGGATGAAGACAAGGGATCAAAATCTGCTTCGGAAACAGGATTGGATGATGGAAATGTGAGTAATGGACATGATCCCAAGCTTAACAATTCAAGTGAACTTCCAACCAGACGTTCTATTGCTCCTACATTTGATGCTAGAAAGTTATTGATTAAAAAGGCAAGGACAGAAATTCGGAAGAAATTGGAAGAGATGAAATTGGCATCTGTGGCAGCTGCTGCTGCTAAGCAGAACGCCAAAGCACTGGCAGAAGTTGATCAATCTGGAGGTATTGTGGAGGCCACTAAAAGAGCAGATACGGGCGCTTCTGGTCTGCAATTACAGCCAAATAAAACCAGACCAGTCTCATTAGTAGTTCCTGACCCTGACTTTCATGATTTTGACAAAGATAGATCAGAGGAATGCTTCAAGCCTAAACAAATCTGGGCTTTATATGATGAAGAAGACGGTATGCCACGCTTGTACTGTCTGATCCGTGAGGTCATCTCAGTCCAACCATTTAAGATTCATATTGCCTACTTGAACTCTAAAACTGATAGTGAGTTTGGGTCGGTCAACTGGCTGGATTGTGGGTTTActaaatcttgtggaaattttAGGGCATGGACCTCAGATGTTGTTGACCAAGTTAATGTTTTCTCTCATCTTCTTAGCCGAGAAAAAGCTGGTAGGGGAGGTTGTGTTCGGATATACCCCAGAAGTGGAGATATTTGGGCTGTTTACCGGAATTGGTCACCAAAGTGGAACAGATCAACCCCAGATGAAGTGAGGCACCAGTATGAAATGGTGGAGGTTATTGATGATTACTCTGAAGAGCTAGGTGTTAGTGTAACTCCCCTTGTCAAATTGGCTGGATTTAAGACAGTATATCGAAGAAATACCGACAAAAATGCCATTCGATGGATTCCACGAAGAGAGATGTTACGCTTTTCACACCAGGTGCCATCTTGTCCACTTAAGGAAGATAGGAGTGATTTGCCAGATAAGTGTTGGGATCTAGATCCGGCTGCAACTCCAGACGAGCTGCTTCATGCTGTTACAGAAGGAAATGCATAA
- the LOC142641448 gene encoding F-box protein SNE, which translates to MQQMKVEEKEQKPKFQMNDHIDILIEVLKRLDGPSLGVAACVCRLWCTLTRSDSLWEHLCFRHVSSPPPSSVRPVVVALGGYKRLYMVCVRPVLSRLRNSDSELVWTRDEVQLSLSLFCVDYYERRLGGGATSASSLMFLCNPAVNV; encoded by the coding sequence ATGCAGCAAATGAAAGTAGAAGAGAAAGAGCAAAAGCCCAAGTTCCAAATGAACGACCACATAGACATTCTCATAGAGGTGCTGAAACGCCTCGACGGCCCTTCACTCGGCGTCGCCGCCTGTGTCTGCCGCCTCTGGTGCACTCTCACTCGCTCAGACTCCCTCTGGGAACATCTCTGCTTCCGCCACGTCTCTTCTCCACCTCCTTCCTCTGTACGACCTGTCGTCGTTGCCCTCGGTGGCTACAAACGCCTCTACATGGTCTGCGTTAGACCCGTACTGAGTAGACTCCGAAACTCCGACTCTGAACTCGTCTGGACTCGTGACGAGGTGCAACTCTCACTCTCTTTGTTCTGTGTTGATTATTACGAAAGGAGACTCGGTGGTGGTGCCACTTCAGCTTCCTCCCTCATGTTCCTCTGCAACCCTGCAGTCAacgtctaa